From one Callithrix jacchus isolate 240 chromosome 2, calJac240_pri, whole genome shotgun sequence genomic stretch:
- the LOC144580565 gene encoding uncharacterized protein LOC144580565, producing MLVGPDSRNRSHLRAHSGRPPWSTAVTDPCQSHPPFSLQEWVLGGFSLGVFHILQTGRHRLALFSQGGLAEISRSKHLALPRRHLPGATPRWTQGPPPPAPRPSPAPPPRGGDIPAAQGLRSRRLIPEGGGDPLPHPADPNPTPARLRAPPPTPLRRSRRAFRKPRPHLGPPLGPAPKTGSPRRKSLRLPAGRMTKFGRATRAVCLLWRTRGPRTWPAQGPPCLGGTGAAGRGREGARSPRGPPGSVPPPGSSLPFALQGVRPGSGLQHAQGETEAQREARPAPVPEPGGWSQTRAKAGLPSLAWTKLTHAPQGRGAGGAQLHLLSTRCLPGGVPYVCVSLQSCWGGVRSDPSHPNCRFF from the coding sequence ATGTTAGTGGGACCAGACAGTAGGAACCGGTCCCACTTAAGGGCGCACTCAGGTAGACCCCCGTGGTCCACCGCAGTGACTGATCCCTGTCAGTCGCACCCACCCTTCTCCCTGCAGGAATGGGTTCTGGGTGGTTTCAGCCTGGGCgtttttcacattttacagaCTGGACGTCACCGCCTTGCACTTTTCTCCCAGGGAGGCCTCGCTGAGATTTCTCGGAGCAAGCACTTGGCCCTCCCTCGCCGGCATCTTCCGGGGGCCACTCCCCGCTGGACCCAGGGACCCCCTCCCCCCGCTCCCCGGCCgagcccagccccacccccacggGGGGGGGACATACCGGCCGCTCAGGGGTTAAGGAGCCGCAGGCTCATTCCAGAGGGCGGGGGCGATCCCCTCCCCCACCCGGCCGATCCCAACCCCACTCCCGCCCGGCTCAGGGCGCCCCCTCCAACGCCCCTTCGGAGAAGCCGCCGGGCATTTCGAAAGCCGCGGCCACACCTCGGACCCCCTCTGGGCCCCGCTCCGAAAACGGGAAGCCCGCGGAGGAAGTCGCTGCGGCTGCCGGCGGGCCGGATGACTAAGTTTGGCAGAGCGACCCGCGCCGTTTGCCTTTTATGGCGGACTCGTGGGCCGCGGACGTGGCCGGCTCAGGGCCCACCCTGCCTCGGAGGCACAGGGGCCGCGGGCCGGGGGCGGGAGGGGGCGCGCTCCCCCCGAGGGCCCCCGGGCTCCGTCCCCCCGCCCGGCTCCTCACTGCCCTTTGCCCTCCAGGGGGTCAGGCCCGGCTCTGGCTTGCAGCATGCacagggggaaactgaggcccagagagaggcgAGACCTGCCCCGGTCCCAGAGCCAGGCGGGTGGAGCCAGACCAGAGCCAAAGCCGGGCTTCCCAGCCTCGCCTGGACCAAGCTGACTCACGCTCCCCAGGGGCGTGGGGCGGGAGGGGCGCAgctgcatttattgagcacccggTGTTTGCCTGGTGGTGTGCCCTACGTCTGCGTCTCACTGCAGTCTTGCTGGGGCGGGGTTAGATCCGATCCGTCTCACCCCAATTGCAGGTTTTTCTGA